Proteins found in one Balaenoptera musculus isolate JJ_BM4_2016_0621 chromosome 4, mBalMus1.pri.v3, whole genome shotgun sequence genomic segment:
- the SLITRK3 gene encoding SLIT and NTRK-like protein 3 — MKPSIAELLHRGRMLWIILLSTIALGWTTPIPLIEDSEEIDEPCFDPCYCEVKESLFHIHCDSKGFTNISQIAEFWSRPFKLYLQRNSMRKLYTNSFLHLNNAVSINLGNNALQDIQTGAFNGLKILKRLYLHENKLDIFRNDTFLGLESLEYLQADYNVIKRIESGAFRNLSKLRVLILNDNLIPMLPTNLFKAVSLTHLDLRGNRLKVLFYRGMLDHIGRSLMELQLEENPWNCTCEIVQLKSWLERIPYTALVGDITCETPFHFHGKDLREIRKTELCPLLSDSEVEASLGIPHLSSSKENAWPTKPSSMLSSVHFTASSVEYKSSNKQPKPTKQPRTPRPPSTSQALYPGPNQPPIAPYQTRPPIPIICPTGCTCNLHINDLGLTVNCKERGFNNISELLPRPLNAKKLYLSSNLIQKIYRSDFWNFSSLDLLHLGNNRISYVQDGAFINLPNLKSLFLNGNDIEKLTPGMFRGLQSLHYLYFEFNVIREIQPAAFSLMPNLKLLFLNNNLLRTLPTDAFAGTSLARLNLRKNYFLYLPVAGVLEHLNAIVQIDLNENPWDCTCDLVPFKQWIETISSVSVVGDVLCRSPENLTHRDVRTLELEVLCPEMLHIAPAGASPAQPGDSPLAGGPTSASPYEFSTPGGPVPLSVLILSLLVLFFSAVFVAAGLFAYVLRRRRKKLPFRSKRQEGVDLTGIQMQCHRLFEDGGGGGGGSGGGGRPAMSSPEKAPAVGHVYEYIPHPVTQMCNNPIYKPREEEEAAISSVQETGRAECGAPGTQPPGMGEGLLGSEQFAETPKENHSNYRTLLEKEKEWALAVSSSQLNTIVTMNHLHPHPHHPAAGGASGVVAGTGGDLAVFRHHEKNGGVLLFPPGGGCGGGSTLLDRERPPPAPCTVGFVDCLYGTVPKLKELHVHPPGMQYPDLQQDARLKETLLFSAGKGFTDHQTQKSDYLELRAKLQTKPDYLEVLEKTTYRF; from the coding sequence ATGAAACCTTCTATAGCTGAGCTGCTTCACAGAGGGAGGATGCTGTGGATAATTCTTCTAAGCACAATTGCTTTAGGATGGACTACCCCGATTCCCCTGATAGAGGACTCAGAGGAAATAGATGAGCCCTGTTTTGATCCATGCTACTGTGAAGTGAAAGAAAGCCTCTTTCATATACATTGTGACAGCAAAGGATTTACAAATATTAGTCAGATTGCTGAGTTCTGGTCAAGACCTTTTAAACTATATCTGCAGAGGAATTCAATGAGGAAATTGTACACCAAcagttttcttcatttgaatAATGCTGTGTCCATTAACCTCGGGAACAATGCATTGCAGGACATTCAAACAGGAGCTTTCAATGGTCTTAAGATTTTAAAGAGGCTATATCTACACGAGAACAAACTAGACATCTTCAGAAATGACACCTTCCTTGGCTTGGAAAGTCTGGAATATCTGCAGGCAGATTACAATGTCATTAAACGTATTGAGAGTGGGGCATTTCGGAACCTAAGTAAACTGAGAGTTCtgattttaaatgataatctCATCCCCATGCTTCCAACCAATTTATTTAAGGCTGTCTCCTTAACCCACTTGGACCTACGTGGAAACAGgttaaaagttcttttttaccGAGGAATGCTAGATCACATTGGCAGAAGCCTGATGGAGCTCCAGCTGGAAGAAAATCCCTGGAACTGTACATGTGAAATTGTGCAATTGAAGAGTTGGCTGGAACGCATTCCTTACACTGCCCTGGTGGGAGACATCACCTGCGAGACtcctttccatttccatggaaagGACCTGCGAGAAATCAGGAAGACAGAACTCTGTCCCTTGCTGTCTGACTCTGAGGTGGAGGCTAGTTTGGGGATTCCCCACTTGTCATCAAGCAAGGAGAATGCATGGCCAACTAAGCCTTCCTCAATGCTGTCCTCTGTCCATTTTACTGCTTCTTCTGTTGAATACAAGTCCTCAAATAAACAGCCCAAACCCACCAAACAGCCTCGAACACCAAGGCCACCCTCCACATCCCAAGCTTTATACCCTGGTCCAAACCAACCTCCCATTGCTCCTTACCAGACCAGACCACCCATCCCCATTATATGCCCTACTGGGTGTACCTGTAATTTGCACATCAATGACCTTGGCTTGACTGTCAACTGCAAAGAGCGAGGATTTAATAACATTTCTGAACTTCTTCCAAGGCCACTGAATGCTAAGAAACTGTATCTGAGTAGCAATCTGATTCAGAAAATATACCGTTCTGATTTTTGGAATTTCTCTTCCTTGGATCTCTTACATCTAGGGAATAATCGTATTTCTTACGTCCAGGATGGGGCCTTCATCAATCTGCCTAACCTAAAGAGCCTCTTCCTCAATGGCAACGATATCGAGAAGCTGACACCAGGCATGTTCCGAGGCCTACAGAGTCTGCACTACTTGTATTTTGAGTTCAATGTCATCCGGGAAATCCAGCCTGCGGCCTTCAGCCTCATGCCCAACTTGAAGCTGCTATTCCTCAACAATAACTTGCTGAGAACCCTGCCAACAGATGCCTTTGCAGGCACATCTCTGGCTCGGCTCAACCTGAGGAAGAACTACTTCCTCTACCTTCCTGTGGCTGGTGTCCTGGAACACTTGAACGCCATTGTCCAGATAGACCTCAATGAGAATCCTTGGGACTGTACCTGCGACCTGGTTCCCTTCAAACAGTGGATCGAAACCATCAGCTCAGTCAGCGTGGTGGGTGACGTCCTGTGCAGGAGCCCTGAGAACCTCACCCACCGTGACGTGCGCACTCTCGAGTTGGAAGTTCTCTGCCCAGAGATGCTGCACATCGCGCCAGCTGGAGCGTCCCCAGCTCAGCCTGGAGACTCTCCCCTTGCTGGGGGGCCGACGAGTGCATCACCTTATGAATTCTCAACCCCTGGGGGTCCTGTGCCACTTTCTGTGCTGATTCTCAGCCTGctggttctgtttttttcagCAGTCTTCGTGGCTGCAGGCCTCTTTGCCTATGTCCTCCGACGGCGCCGGAAGAAGCTGCCCTTTAGAAGCAAGCGGCAGGAGGGCGTGGACCTCACTGGCATCCAGATGCAATGCCACCGGCTTTTTGAggatggtggaggtggtggaggtggaagtGGAGGTGGGGGACGACCGGCTATGTCTTCCCCAGAGAAGGCCCCTGCTGTGGGTCATGTATACGAGTACATACCCCACCCTGTTACTCAGATGTGCAATAACCCCATCTACAAGCCTcgtgaggaggaggaggcggccaTTTCGTCAGTCCAGGAGACAGGGCGTGCAGAATGCGGGGCTCCTGGGACACAACCCCCAGGAATGGGGGAGGGTCTCCTAGGAAGTGAGCAGTTTGCTGAGACACCCAAGGAGAACCACAGCAACTACCGGACATtgctagagaaagaaaaggagtggGCCCTGGCAGTGTCCAGCTCCCAGCTCAACACCATAGTGACCATGAATCATcttcaccctcaccctcaccaccCAGCCGCCGGTGGGGCGTCAGGGGTAGTTGCGGGAACTGGGGGAGACTTGGCTGTGTTCCGCCACCATGAGAAGAATGGAGGGGTGCTGCTGTTTCCCCCCGGGGGAGGCTGTGGTGGTGGCAGTACGCTACTAGACCGAGAGAGGCCGCCACCGGCCCCCTGCACGGTGGGATTTGTGGACTGTCTCTATGGCACAGTGCCCAAATTAAAGGAACTGCATGTCCACCCTCCTGGCATGCAATACCCAGACTTACAGCAGGACGCCAGGCTCAAAGAAACCCTTCTCTTCTCGGCTGGAAAGGGCTTCACAGACCACCAAACCCAAAAAAGTGATTACCTCGAGTTAAGGGCCAAACTTCAAACCAAGCCGGATTACCTCGAAGTCCTGGAGAAGACAACATATAGGttctaa